The Paenibacillus antri genomic sequence TCTTGTCGCAGCCGACGACGTGATGCCCCGCTTGATGCAGTTCTTTCATGACGGCGCTGCCGAAGCGTCCGAGTCCGATGACTAAATACTTCCTTCGCATGGTTTCCTTTTCCTCCCGGTTGACTTACCCGACGATAATCGATTCTTTAATATATTTAACCGCCGATTTCTTAGGTTTGACGATACTGTAGATGATGGAGATGATGCCGATACGCCCGACCATCATCATCAGGATGAGCCACAGCTTGCCGAACGGCGACAGTCCGCCGGTCACCCCGTGCGAAAATCCGTTGTTCGTGATGGCCGACATCGCTTCGAACACGATGGCGAGCGTATCCGTCGCGCTTTCGCTGACGAATAGGACGAAGCAGGACAAGAAGAAGAAAATCAAGACGAAGAAGAAGATGAGATACGCCTTCTGTACGTCTTCTTCGTACAGCGACTTGCGGAACAGGATGACGTCGCTGTTCCGCGTGATCGCGCTTCGCGCTTTGGCGAGAAGAATCGCGAACGTCGTGATCCGAATGCCGCCGGCTGTGCTGCTCGCCGAGCCGCCGATGAACATGAGCGCCATCAGCAGCAGGACGGTCGCCGGCATCGCCGCCCCGAGGTCGACGTTGCCGAGGCCGCCGCTTCGGGAGACCACGGATAGGAACATCGTGTTGAGCGCCCGCAGTCCGTACGGCATATCGCCGACGGTGCTGCGGTTTCCCCATTCGAGCGCCGTAATCAACACGGCGCCGACGACGAGCAGCACGGCGTGGAACAGCAAATTCACCTTCGTGTACAAGCTCTTCTTCTTCCCTCGGAGATAGATCAGCTCCCAAACGGTAGGGAAGCCGAGGACCCCGAGGAAAACGAGCAGCGCCGTGACGATCATAAACACCGGCGAACGGTTGAACGGCTCGATCGTTCCTCCGAACACGTCCAATCCGGTGTTGGTGAACGCGGATACGGCATGGAACGCGGCGTCCCGGATCGCCGTGCCGACGTGCGGCTCCGCCCGCAGCACGTCGGGCATTAGAAACAAGAATCCTATAAATTCGGACAGGGCCGAAAACATGGCGATGAAGAGGATGAGGCTCTTCACGTTGCGCAGACTGCGCTGGTTCTGATCGAAGCCCATCAGCGTCAACTGCGGCAGCGTCGCGTCCCGGTACATCAGGAACAGGTAGGATCCGATGATGCCCATAAAGCCGATGCCGCCGATCTGCATCTCCAGTATCATCAACCATTGGGCGCCCGGCGTCAAGACGTCGGCCACGACGACCGTGCTGAGTCCGGTCGTGCTGAGAGCGCTGGACGAGATAAACCATGCGTCAAGAAACGACAGCTCGCCTTGGCGGAACGGGGGCAGCCAATAAAGGAAAGCGAAAGCGAGCGAGATCGCAAGGTATCCGATCGTAATTTTTTTGAACGGCGATTTCGTAAACGATATTTTTTTCATACGGATTCCTTTCCGATGCCGAGCGGATCACGCTTATTTTACCATAATCGTCGTCAAGCATTATAATCGATTTGGACGAACGGGGAAAGAGGGGAGCAAGTTGACTGCGAACATTGACGAGACGTTGCTGCAAAAGCGGTTTCGCGCCATCGGGTTGGACGCGTACCGAATCGAGCGGCGGGAAGGCCTCTTCGCCGCGACGTTGTACGACGTATGGACCGACGCTGCGGGAAGCGATTCGCAACGCTACATATATAAGCTGCCTTCGCCGGAACGCAACGGCGAATTCGACGTCGTCGGCAAGCTCGGCGCGGAACTGGCGCCTTGGCTGCCGGAAGGAATCGTTCGGTTCGAGTCGTCGCCGAAGGCGATCGCGATGCGGTACGCGGGAGAGCCGATATTGCCGCCGGATCGAGCCGGAACGGTTCCCGCGGCGGAACGGCTGGCGGCGTACGAGCTCGTCTCGGAACGGCTCGCCGAGCTTCACCTTCGCACGGCGGCGGCGGCCGCGCGATGGGCGAGCGAAGGCAAGGCGGCGCCGTACGCCTTCAGCCGGGAATGGGCGGACGCGCTGCTGAAGGAGGCGGAGGGCGTGCTCGATCGCGGCGTATGGGCTTCGCTCTCGCGTATCGCGTACGACTTTTACGCCGGGTACTCCGCGTCCGCCATGCGCGGTCCGGCCGTATTTACGCACGGCGACCCGCACTGGGGCAACGCGCTGCGGCTCGGCGATCGCGTGACGTTGATCGACTGGGAATGGACGAACGTGGCCGCGCCGATGCGCGACATCGCCATTCTCGTGCAGGACGAGCCGGACGACGAGGTATTGTCGCACGTCGCGGCGTCCCATGCGACGCGCCTCCTGGCGAACGGCTTATCCGGCGAATACGACGATGTGATGGCCGACTTCGACCTCATGATGGTCGACAATTCCATCATGACGCTCGCTTGGGACGTTGCGCTGTTCCGTCGAGGCGACATCGGTCCGGAACGGCTGCGCGAAGCGTCGGAGCGGAGGCTTGCGAGGATCGAGGCGTTTTGGAATCGGACGCGGCGCTAGTGTATACTGCTGACAAGGCGACTATCGATTCGAAACACAGGGGGAAGACAGCTTGAAGAAGAACGCGAAACATACGGCGGCCGTCTCGCTCGGCATTATGGGCGCGGGCTTCGCGGCGGCGTTCCCGATCGCGCACCTGCCCTACGGCTTCGTGCTGCAGAGCGGGTTCGAAGCGGGACTCGTCGGCGGGCTCGCGGATTGGTTCGCGGTGACGGCGCTGTTCCGTCATCCGATGGGCATTCCGATTCCGCACACGGCCCTGCTCCCGAAAAACCGCGGCAAGGTGACGAATGCGCTCGTCAAGGCGATTCAGACGAACCTGTTACATAAACAGAGCATCCTCGACAAGATGAAGGAGGCGCGCATCGCGCACCGACTCGCCGATCGGGCGAAACGGGAGCTGGAGGCGGACGATATCGGCGAACGCGCGGCCAAGCTGCTCGGCGGCGCGATCCGCGCGCTGCCGAGGGAGCGGGTCGCGGAGGCGCTGACCGCCGCCCTTCGGGATGCCGTGCGGGGGATTGACGCGCGCGCGACGCTCGAACGCATCGGCAGCGCCGCCGCCGAACGCGGTTACGAGGAGCCGCTGCTCGATTACGCGCTGTCGCTCGGCGAGCGGTTCGCGATCGGCGAAGAGATGCGTCGGCGGATGGGCGCGATGGCGCTCCGCTCCATCGAACAGATGCAGCTCGGGGGCTTCATGGGCTTCGCCGTCAACGCCTTCGCGGGGTTTATGAACGAGGACAAGCTTGGCGGCATGCTTCAAGATTTCCTCGTTTCCTTCTTATACGATATGAGAAGGTCGGGCAACCCGTATCGGGAGTCCGCCCTGGACGCGCTGCGCGGCGCGATGAGGGGGCTCGCCGACAACGAGCGCGTGCTGGAGGAGGCGGAGCGGCTGAAGGCGCGCTTCGCGGAAGGCGGGGAGCGGGACGGAACGATCGCCGAATTCGTCGGAAGCGTACTGGACGCGGCGGAGCGCCGATTGTCCGATCCGGCGTTCTGCCGGGAGAAAGTCGTGCCTTACGCGCGGGAAGCGATGGCTCGGCTGGAAGGGACGGATTGGATCGAGCGCGCCGACGGCTGGATTCAGCATCAAGCCGCGACGTTCGTCGAGAAAAATCACGGCGTCATCGGCCAGCTGGTCAAGGAGAACGCGGACAAGCTGGACGACGACACGTTGATCGCGATGATGGAAGAGCACATAGGCAAGGACCTTCAATGGATCCGGGTCAACGGCGCCGTCTGCGGCTTCGCGATCGGTCTTGTGCTCGGACTCGTGCAATGGTTCGCCGTCGGCGGCTGAACTCCATCGCGGATAAGGAAGCCGGTCTCCGTCGAATCATTCGACGAGGCCGGCTTTTTCATCATTGAATATGGATCATATGTTCTGTTAGGCGGGTTTTCCAGGGTAATTTAACCATCTTCGAAAAAGGTTGCACTTCCGAAATAAAGTTGCATAAAAAATTAACGCGTTTCAAAACATTCCCCAAAAGTTTACAAGTTTATATATAATGATTGGAAGAAGTTAGAAGTGCGCCGCATGGGGGAGACCGAGCATTCCATAGAATGTCGTCTGGCGGCGAAGTAACGGAGGAACGCATGGTACCCATGGAAACCAAGACGATTGCGATAGCCGAGCAGCAGACGCTGCTTCGCGAAGGAATTCGTAAAATCATAGATTTAGAGCCTGACCTGAAAGTGTGCGCCACCGCCGACAACGAGGAAGATTTGCGCGAAGCGGTGCTGACCCTTCGTCCGTCGGCCGTCGTCGTCGATACGTCCCTGCATGCCGACGGCGGCATCGATCTGACGGCTTGGATCAAGGAGCGGAGACCCGAGACGAAGGTGATTCTGTTCGCGACCGACATCGACGAAGACGACTTGCTGCAATCGATCGCGGCGGGAGCGAACGGCTTTCTATTAAAGGATATTCAATGGGACGACTTGCTGATGCAAATCCGCCTCGTCTTGAAGGGACAGATGTTCCTGCCTGAACGCCTCGCGGCCAAGCTGTCGAACAAACTGTTTCGCATCCTGACGGGAGAGAGATACGGGACGCGCCACGTCCAGTCGCTGCTCGAGCGGTTTCGGCTGACGGAGAAGGAATTCGAAATTTCGCTGCTGATGGCTAAGGGATTGAACAACCGACAAATCGCGGAAGCGCTTATGTACAGCGACGGTACGGTGCGCAACTACGTGAGCAGCGTCTACGAGAAGATAGGCGTTCACGACCGAGCGAAGGCGGTTATCTTCCTGCGGGATTCCGGCTTCCAGGGGAAAGACGAGACGCCTGGCGTCCTCACTGCGCGCGAAAGAGTATCCATATTGTGACAGTAGTCACTATGGAAAAAAATGTTTGTTTGGTAATATAAACATGACGTTATTACGTGACTTTTATGGATGACGTTATTACATTATATTACAAAGCAGCGCAGCGAGGGGGGCCGGGAGATGCTTGCGAGCTTGATCGGCAACGTGGTGAAGAACGATGTATTTAACGAACAGGGACTGCTTGTCATCCCTGCGAATACGAAGCTCAGCGAAATCCACATCGACATGATCAAGAAACACGGCGTCACCATTCTCCCGCATCATCTGAAAGCGCCGGCGCCGAAGCTAGCTCCGAAGACGAACGACGTCGTCGTGTCGCACGCGACGGAAGAAATGAAAGACGTATTCGTCCGTTTCCGCGCCGGCGAAGCGCCGTCCGTCAGCGAAATGAAGACGAATTTGATTCCGACGATCCAAGAAGCGATCGAATTCCCGACGTTGTTCGGACTGCTCTCGGGCCTTCAGGCCAAGGACGACTACACGTTCCGGCACAACATCGGCGTCGCGGTCATCTCGACGATGATCGGCAAGTGGCTGGGACTCGATTCGGACAAGCTGCAGACGCTGACGTTGGCCGCCGCGCTGCACGATATCGGCAAGGTGAAGATCGAAGACGATATTTTGAACAAACCCGGGAAGTTCACCGACGAAGAATACGGCCTCATGAAGCGGCATACGACGTACGGGCACGAAATCTTATCCGGAAGGAACGACTTGCCTCCGGAGGTGCCGCTCGTCGCGCTGCAGCACCACGAGCGCTTGGACGGCAGAGGGTACCCGTTCGGCATCTCTGGAGACAAGATGACCTATAACAGCAAGATCGTCGCGGTGGCGGACGTCTTCCACGCCATGACCTCCAACCGCGTGTACCGCGGGGAAATCCCGTTTTACAAAGTGCTTCTGCAGATGAAAGAAGACGCTTTCGGAAAGATGGACCCGTTCATTTGCAATTTGTTCGTGCACCGGATGATGGAGATGTCGATCGGCAGCGAGGTGCTGCTGTCGAACCAAGCGACGGGCAACATCGTGCTCGTATTCCCGGACGATCCGATTCATCCGCTCGTACAGGTCGACAATCAGTTTTACGATCTGCGTCAGCACTCTCAAATATATATAGAGCGGCTGGTCGGGTAGAGCGAAGATCGGTAGGATCCGGCCATCTGTGTTATACAATAGAGAGCATCTGTTTATATCAATGACGCCGGGGCGCATGCCGCTACCGGCGTTATTTTTGCCTAATGAGGAAAAAAGTTGTTCGCAACCGCATCGTTTCCTGTTATACTTCTATTAAGTTTCTGTTTCAGAGATTGGTCGGAGGGATCAGGGAAGGGGAGGGCTTCATGGCACAGTTACCAAAAACGAACGATCTGGGCTTTTTCGAAATTCGACTGGAATCGATCGGCGGGCTCGGAGCGAACTTGGCCGGGAAAATGCTTGCCGAATCAGGTGTGGTTGGAAGCGGATTCAATGGGGTTAGCTTTTCGTCTTACGGTTCGGAGAAAAAAGGTTCTCCCGTGAAGGCTCACATTCGGTTCTGCGATACGAACGCGGACATCCGGGACACGACGCCGGTCGAGCGGCCGCACATCGTCGGCATCTTTCACGAAAATTTATCGAAAACGATCAACGTCGTCAGCGGCATCTATGCGGACAGCACCGTTCTGGTCAACTCCGCGCGCACGCCCGAAGAGCTGAAAGAGAAGATGAAGCTCGTCGGCGGCACGGTCGCCGTCATCGACGCGACGGGCATCGCGCTCGAAGAGAAAAACCGGGCGAACATGGCGATGCTCGGAGCATTGTTCCGGCTCTGCGACTTCCTCGACGCAGAGCATATGCGCGGGGTTATCCGCAAATCCCTCGAAAAGAAATATCCTCAGGCCGTAGAACCGGCGCTTCGTACGTTCCAACGCGGATACGACGAAGTGCGATTCCGCACGTTCGATCTGCCGGAAGGCGTCGAGATGCCGCTTCCGAAGCGGTGGGACATTCCGGTGCTCGGCTACGAGACGCAGCCGATCGGCGGCGTCGTCATCAATCCCGGCAACAGCATTCTGAAGGATCTCAGCATCTCCCGCAGCGGGATGATGCCGCACTTCGACGACGACAAGTGCATCCATTGCGCGGCGTGCGACACGGCGTGCCCGGATTTCTGCTTCGTCTGGGAAGAACAACCCGACAAGAAGGGACGTCCGCAGATGTTCCTGCAGGGGATCGATTATCAATATTGCAAGGGGTGCCTCAAGTGCGTTACGGCTTGCCCGACGGAAGCGCTCAGCTCCGAACGCGAGACGGACGGCTACGGCGAGGAACACCGCGTGCCTCATAGATTCAATTTGGTTCAAGCGTAAGGATTTCAAGGGATCGAAGGGAGAGGTGAACGAGCGTGGCGATCGAATTCGAGAAGGAAGTGAGCGCGGGCACCGTCGAGCAGCGGATCGTGTACGAATCCGGCAACGAGATGGCGGCCTATGCGGCGCACCAAATCAATTATCATATTATGGGGTATTTCCCGATTTCGCCTTCTACCGAGGTGGCGCAATTCCTCGATTTGATGAAGGCGAACGGACAGCACGACATTAAGCTCATCCCGGCGGACGGGGAGCACGGCTCGGCGGGCATCTGTTACGGCGCGTCGACGGCGGGCGGACGCGTATTCAACGCGACGAGCGCGAACGGATACCTGTACATGCTGGAGCAGATGCCGGTACAATCCGGTACTCGCTTCCCGATGGTCATGAACTTGGTTTGCCGTTCGGTCTCCGGACCGCTGAACATTCACGGCGACCACTC encodes the following:
- a CDS encoding TrkH family potassium uptake protein; this encodes MKKISFTKSPFKKITIGYLAISLAFAFLYWLPPFRQGELSFLDAWFISSSALSTTGLSTVVVADVLTPGAQWLMILEMQIGGIGFMGIIGSYLFLMYRDATLPQLTLMGFDQNQRSLRNVKSLILFIAMFSALSEFIGFLFLMPDVLRAEPHVGTAIRDAAFHAVSAFTNTGLDVFGGTIEPFNRSPVFMIVTALLVFLGVLGFPTVWELIYLRGKKKSLYTKVNLLFHAVLLVVGAVLITALEWGNRSTVGDMPYGLRALNTMFLSVVSRSGGLGNVDLGAAMPATVLLLMALMFIGGSASSTAGGIRITTFAILLAKARSAITRNSDVILFRKSLYEEDVQKAYLIFFFVLIFFFLSCFVLFVSESATDTLAIVFEAMSAITNNGFSHGVTGGLSPFGKLWLILMMMVGRIGIISIIYSIVKPKKSAVKYIKESIIVG
- a CDS encoding phosphotransferase gives rise to the protein MTANIDETLLQKRFRAIGLDAYRIERREGLFAATLYDVWTDAAGSDSQRYIYKLPSPERNGEFDVVGKLGAELAPWLPEGIVRFESSPKAIAMRYAGEPILPPDRAGTVPAAERLAAYELVSERLAELHLRTAAAAARWASEGKAAPYAFSREWADALLKEAEGVLDRGVWASLSRIAYDFYAGYSASAMRGPAVFTHGDPHWGNALRLGDRVTLIDWEWTNVAAPMRDIAILVQDEPDDEVLSHVAASHATRLLANGLSGEYDDVMADFDLMMVDNSIMTLAWDVALFRRGDIGPERLREASERRLARIEAFWNRTRR
- a CDS encoding DUF445 domain-containing protein, yielding MKKNAKHTAAVSLGIMGAGFAAAFPIAHLPYGFVLQSGFEAGLVGGLADWFAVTALFRHPMGIPIPHTALLPKNRGKVTNALVKAIQTNLLHKQSILDKMKEARIAHRLADRAKRELEADDIGERAAKLLGGAIRALPRERVAEALTAALRDAVRGIDARATLERIGSAAAERGYEEPLLDYALSLGERFAIGEEMRRRMGAMALRSIEQMQLGGFMGFAVNAFAGFMNEDKLGGMLQDFLVSFLYDMRRSGNPYRESALDALRGAMRGLADNERVLEEAERLKARFAEGGERDGTIAEFVGSVLDAAERRLSDPAFCREKVVPYAREAMARLEGTDWIERADGWIQHQAATFVEKNHGVIGQLVKENADKLDDDTLIAMMEEHIGKDLQWIRVNGAVCGFAIGLVLGLVQWFAVGG
- a CDS encoding response regulator, producing the protein MVPMETKTIAIAEQQTLLREGIRKIIDLEPDLKVCATADNEEDLREAVLTLRPSAVVVDTSLHADGGIDLTAWIKERRPETKVILFATDIDEDDLLQSIAAGANGFLLKDIQWDDLLMQIRLVLKGQMFLPERLAAKLSNKLFRILTGERYGTRHVQSLLERFRLTEKEFEISLLMAKGLNNRQIAEALMYSDGTVRNYVSSVYEKIGVHDRAKAVIFLRDSGFQGKDETPGVLTARERVSIL
- a CDS encoding HD-GYP domain-containing protein, producing MLASLIGNVVKNDVFNEQGLLVIPANTKLSEIHIDMIKKHGVTILPHHLKAPAPKLAPKTNDVVVSHATEEMKDVFVRFRAGEAPSVSEMKTNLIPTIQEAIEFPTLFGLLSGLQAKDDYTFRHNIGVAVISTMIGKWLGLDSDKLQTLTLAAALHDIGKVKIEDDILNKPGKFTDEEYGLMKRHTTYGHEILSGRNDLPPEVPLVALQHHERLDGRGYPFGISGDKMTYNSKIVAVADVFHAMTSNRVYRGEIPFYKVLLQMKEDAFGKMDPFICNLFVHRMMEMSIGSEVLLSNQATGNIVLVFPDDPIHPLVQVDNQFYDLRQHSQIYIERLVG
- a CDS encoding 2-oxoacid:acceptor oxidoreductase family protein, with the protein product MAQLPKTNDLGFFEIRLESIGGLGANLAGKMLAESGVVGSGFNGVSFSSYGSEKKGSPVKAHIRFCDTNADIRDTTPVERPHIVGIFHENLSKTINVVSGIYADSTVLVNSARTPEELKEKMKLVGGTVAVIDATGIALEEKNRANMAMLGALFRLCDFLDAEHMRGVIRKSLEKKYPQAVEPALRTFQRGYDEVRFRTFDLPEGVEMPLPKRWDIPVLGYETQPIGGVVINPGNSILKDLSISRSGMMPHFDDDKCIHCAACDTACPDFCFVWEEQPDKKGRPQMFLQGIDYQYCKGCLKCVTACPTEALSSERETDGYGEEHRVPHRFNLVQA